The genomic window TAATCATTATTTCCGACGAGCTTCTAAAACAGCACGAGCACGACATAATCCACACGATTCTCCACGAAATCGGCCACGTTATGCTAAAACACCGAAATTCGATTGGGTTCTTGCAAACCAAAAAAGAAATCAACAAGCAGGAAAAGGAAGCTCACGAATTCGCAAAGAAGTATTTAACAACTTGATATACTTCAATTGTGATTGACAAATCCAAACTTACAAAGCGGCAAGCTATTGTTTTCGATCAAGTTCGAAACCTCTACGAAACCTCACAAAGAAAAACAGCAAAATGGTTATGGAATCATCACGTCCAGATCGTAGGCGAAAACTGTCTTCGGCTGGCGCACAAATACAACGGTGACGCGGATTTATCCTTCGCTGGAGCTTTATTGCACGACCTTGGTGACGTATGGCTTGAAAGAAAAGATCCTCAATTCACGTCACGATCAAAGAAAAAAGCAAAGGAGATTCTGAAAAATGCAGATTTCTCAACCGAAGAGATCAATGACGTTCTCGAAAATATAATTGGACCTCACTCTTGCCGAGATGGCAATTTGCCCACACTATTAGAGGGAAAAATACTAGCAACTGCAGATGCAATAGCACATCTGCAAACAAATTTTTACTATGACTTTAAAAAAATGGGGTTACCTGATCACATTCAGCCTGAAGAATTCAGTACTTGGGTAAGTGAGAAGCTGGAACGAGATTTTAATACAAAAATTTTCTTCGATGAAATTCGCGAAGAAGTAAAACACAATTACGAAAAACTAAAAGGAGACTTAAGGTGAGAAGATTATTGATCAGTTTTACCCGTTAAAAGCGCGTCTATTACATCGTGGGGTAAGGCTGCTGCGTTTAGTAGCGCTTTTCTTACAATGCCTCCGGCTTCTGATCCAATTTCGTCAGCTGCCTTTAAAGTTCCAACTACAGCGTCTTTCGCAAGCTCTTCTGCTCCCATTCCGATATCATCTGCCGCGTTAATTGCACCTTCAACAGCAGAAACGGCAGCTTCTCCGACGTCCCCTCCAACCTGCGAAACACCTTTGACGGCTCCACTGGAAACATCTCTGGTCGCAGCTTCAACATCTCCTCCAACTTCTTTTACACCCTCGATTACTCCTGCTGTTAATCCTGTTACTGCTTTAGTTATTGAAACCCCTGTTTTAGATGCGACAGTTATGCCTTCTGACACAACGTTACCGGCTACGTCTAAAGACGAAATAGCAACGTCACCACCAACACTCAGAGTTTTGACGACATTGCTTTTAGCTACATCTCTAACTGTTGCGACCACGTCTCCTGTTCCTGAAACTACAGAACTAAGAGCGTCAGTCAAATCATCAACTAAACTTGACATAACTTTACGATATAAAAACCGGAATTAAATGTCAAACTGGCAAAAAGAAAAATTCCCCAGAGAACACTCCGGCGGAGACGATAACATCTCTGACTTCCTTGTTCATTATTGTTTGGCCCACTTTCTCAATGCGGAATCAAGCTCTTCCGATAAAGCCGCAATTTCGCCGCTGTTTAAGGCTCTCCAACTATTATTATCGTTGACCAGAACATAGCCGCCAACATCTACCGTATGAACACGCATCGTTTGTGTTCTATTATCAACGACCCTAAATATTCGGGAAGTCTCTTTTTTCTTAGGGTCTTTTGAATAATACACACTGAAAACCTTGTCGTCCCAAGTAAACCCCACACCGTGCCCGTCTGGCGTATCCTGAACGAGTTTGCCCTCTCCTTCTTGTGATTCGAGCCAGTTTCCGACTGCAAGAACATATAGAAGAAAATTTCTCGCCTCTTCCTCCACAGACCCTTGAGTACCCTGATTCCTTTCTGTCCTCTGAGTACTACCGTTCTGATTTTGCCCTAAAGGATTTTCGTAAACAGCTCTAAGACCAAAAAACGCGGCCGCACTAAGGGCCGCAGCAGCCACAGTAAAGGTTAAGGCTTCTTGTGCTCGTTTAGTTTCTACATTCATAATTACTTATTCTGCGAGAGCTGGTCTA from Candidatus Curtissbacteria bacterium includes these protein-coding regions:
- a CDS encoding HD domain-containing protein, with translation MIDKSKLTKRQAIVFDQVRNLYETSQRKTAKWLWNHHVQIVGENCLRLAHKYNGDADLSFAGALLHDLGDVWLERKDPQFTSRSKKKAKEILKNADFSTEEINDVLENIIGPHSCRDGNLPTLLEGKILATADAIAHLQTNFYYDFKKMGLPDHIQPEEFSTWVSEKLERDFNTKIFFDEIREEVKHNYEKLKGDLR